A genome region from Maniola jurtina chromosome 22, ilManJurt1.1, whole genome shotgun sequence includes the following:
- the LOC123876878 gene encoding uncharacterized protein LOC123876878 isoform X1 has translation MKKTSSLVWRFFDRLEENQRCVAVLCKLCDTQYKYFGNTTNLRTHLVNKHPIQWELLQNGTLDDSNFRVFDEDESTNQSTSAPRRKRFTKNYKNDNVRYSVSVNKKGNSRNPSTENSMPVIEIQRVDVLENSETDNENPAETNGEPLNIVRQMQASDEEWLNEEIYETVDYKPKRKKKYRTIKREVLTPPPSAPKYRVVQNPAYSKPMPECVVVDKSQKKDEYCVFGEYVGNRLRKFKNPQVRGNVQQLISTILWQAEYGLYDNMETVKRVLLHSVQGMDVEQIPEQVVIEDLTKDKEGAKIAD, from the exons ATGAAGAAAACATCGTCTTTAGTGTGGAGGTTTTTTGACCGACTGGAGGAGAATCAACGATGTGTTGCAGTGTTGTGTAAATTATGCGATACGCAATACAAGTATTTCGGTAATACGACGAATTTGAGAACGCATTTAGTGAATAAACATCCGATACAGTGGGAATTGCTGCAGAATGGAACCTTGGACGATTCGAATTTCCGTGTCTTCGACGAAGATGAAAGCACAAACCAAAGTACTAGTGCGCCTCGAAGGAAGAGGTTTactaaaaactacaaaaacGATAACGTACGTTATTCCGTATCTGTTAATAAAAAAGGAAATAGCCGAAACCCCTCTACAGAAAACTCTATGCCGGTTATAGAAATACAGCgg GTTGATGTGCTAGAAAATTCTGAAACTGACAATGAAAACCCGGCAGAAACCAACGGGGAACCATTGAACATAGTCAGGCAGATGCAAGCCTCTGACGAAGAGTGGCTCAATGAGGAAATCTACGAGACAGTGGACTACAAACCAAAGCGTAAGAAGAAGTACAGGACTATCAAGAGAGAAGTGCTGACACCTCCACCCAGTGCTCCAAAGTATAGGGTTGTACAAAATCCTGCATACTCTAAACCAATGCCAGAATGTGTAGTTGTAGATAAAAGCCAAAAAAAAGATGAATATTGTGTGTTCGGAGAATACGTAGGTAATAGACTTCGCAAATTCAAAAATCCTCAAGTCCGAGGCAACGTACAACAGTTAATATCCACAATACTGTGGCAAGCGGAGTATGGACTCTATGACAATATGGAGACGGTCAAACGAGTCTTGTTACATTCTGTGCAAGGAATGGATGTAGAACAAATCCCAGAACAGGTGGTCATTGAAGATCTAACAAAGGATAAAGAGGGTGCAAAGATTGCGGATTGA
- the LOC123876878 gene encoding uncharacterized protein LOC123876878 isoform X2: MKKTSSLVWRFFDRLEENQRCVAVLCKLCDTQYKYFGNTTNLRTHLVNKHPIQWELLQNGTLDDSNFRVFDEDESTNQSTSAPRRKRFTKNYKNDNVDVLENSETDNENPAETNGEPLNIVRQMQASDEEWLNEEIYETVDYKPKRKKKYRTIKREVLTPPPSAPKYRVVQNPAYSKPMPECVVVDKSQKKDEYCVFGEYVGNRLRKFKNPQVRGNVQQLISTILWQAEYGLYDNMETVKRVLLHSVQGMDVEQIPEQVVIEDLTKDKEGAKIAD; the protein is encoded by the exons ATGAAGAAAACATCGTCTTTAGTGTGGAGGTTTTTTGACCGACTGGAGGAGAATCAACGATGTGTTGCAGTGTTGTGTAAATTATGCGATACGCAATACAAGTATTTCGGTAATACGACGAATTTGAGAACGCATTTAGTGAATAAACATCCGATACAGTGGGAATTGCTGCAGAATGGAACCTTGGACGATTCGAATTTCCGTGTCTTCGACGAAGATGAAAGCACAAACCAAAGTACTAGTGCGCCTCGAAGGAAGAGGTTTactaaaaactacaaaaacGATAAC GTTGATGTGCTAGAAAATTCTGAAACTGACAATGAAAACCCGGCAGAAACCAACGGGGAACCATTGAACATAGTCAGGCAGATGCAAGCCTCTGACGAAGAGTGGCTCAATGAGGAAATCTACGAGACAGTGGACTACAAACCAAAGCGTAAGAAGAAGTACAGGACTATCAAGAGAGAAGTGCTGACACCTCCACCCAGTGCTCCAAAGTATAGGGTTGTACAAAATCCTGCATACTCTAAACCAATGCCAGAATGTGTAGTTGTAGATAAAAGCCAAAAAAAAGATGAATATTGTGTGTTCGGAGAATACGTAGGTAATAGACTTCGCAAATTCAAAAATCCTCAAGTCCGAGGCAACGTACAACAGTTAATATCCACAATACTGTGGCAAGCGGAGTATGGACTCTATGACAATATGGAGACGGTCAAACGAGTCTTGTTACATTCTGTGCAAGGAATGGATGTAGAACAAATCCCAGAACAGGTGGTCATTGAAGATCTAACAAAGGATAAAGAGGGTGCAAAGATTGCGGATTGA